Part of the Mytilus edulis chromosome 9, xbMytEdul2.2, whole genome shotgun sequence genome, cctgaattggtagttttaaggaatttttgccgtttttttttgttattattttgaatattatattagttagagataaactgtaaacagaaataaggtacagcaaagtaagaccttaaaataagtcaacatgaccaaaatggtaaattgaccgactaaggaattattgccctttatagtaaatttttaacaattttcataaaatttgtaaattttcactaacattttcccctgaaactactgggccaagatcattattgatagagatatttgtaagcagcaagaacgtttagtaaagtaagatctacaaaccaATCACCataaccaaaacacaattttgtcatgtgttctttgtttaatatccacatacaccaaggtgagcgacacaggctctttagagcctctagttatcaaTGTATACTTTTCCGGAATGTATCAGTACTCCTCAATAGTCATATTGTCTGAATACCATATTTGACGGATGTATTTTTACAGTATAAAATTCCTAAACAGATTACGGAATACAAATCAACATTGGTATGGGTGCTATTTAGTATATAGAGTATGTTCTATGATTTAAGTGACACAAAATAGTAGGAAAATGAATGCGGTGCATATCATAATATGAAAAGCCAAATCTTTGTTTCATTGTAAACTACTTCGAGGTCTATatgattgaatattgtttttaaaggATAGGAGGCATAAATACAcgtaataaataaaaattgacaacaaatGCAAAAGGAAGCGTTAAATGTACTATAACGTTAGCCAATTTTCTTTTAACATGTTCTGTTATTCTGTTAACTTATTCCTAAAATATAAGTATTTCGAGTAAATTTTGATAAGACAATCCAGAATGAATCCAAAATGTTATGCAAATATCACTTGGATACAATGCCATGTaactaaaaaatcaaagattTATGACGGATGGTGTAGTTTCAATAAAGAAACCAAAAGTCTTATTCCAATCCTTTGCATTGCCATTTGTATCATGAAATTGATcttcattgttttgttattttaggtTAACAAAAGTCAAATGAAACTTAAAAATGATGTACAAGTTGAATATGTCTGTATTAATTAAAAACCTAACTTACACTTTAACTTTAGAACGTGTGTACATTTTACGTGAACTTTCTTGTACAAGAAAATCCTTTATATTTTAATAGTGTTCGTAAATGTACTGCTATTGAATTTTTGTCTTCCTGTGCACTTATTTTCCGGTGTTTGCCATAACCTTACCTACCTCTCGTTAAAACTTTGGCCATCGCAAAGCACAAGTTCAAGGGAAAACCTTGTTGATAGAATGTAAACAAACGTGCACAGAAGAAAATAAGTGTAATAACTAATTCTTAATAATTATTATATGAAtaagataaaatatataaatattgattcgcgaaaatttattttgaaaaatcaaatagaACAGATTAAACGTGAAAAGGGTTATGTGCAATAGTGTTAACTTTACAAGAACTATCTAACACAATTCAAATACTCATCAACAATGAAACTAATAGTCTGGAGAAACTTAATTGGTACAAAATACTTCCTTGTGGGTGTGTCCTTTCTTTTGGATTGTTGATCTCCAAAATGAACTTCTAGTCAATAGTTGTAgcgatttttaaaataataaaaacaaatgtatttaattATTCATTGGTGAAAATGATCTGACTTATAAAATAAATAGAGCCTTAGCCTCAAATTAACTGTTTcaacaataaagaaaaaataaaggtAATGATGAAAACAAGCTTTAAGTTAAAACTTTACCTTTGATCATGAATACggttttatataaaatatgcatgtccataatttataaatatggaaAACGTTTTATCAAATACAAGATATATAATTACAGGTTATAACTCATCGATATACGATACCCAAGAGTAACTGTACGAATCGTGCAATGAAGCATGACTTCATTTGTGTGCGTTTGAGTCTTGACACTGAGTGTCTTGTTTTGATTTGTAGACTATTCATCACTGTCGGTTGTTTTCTTTTTCGAAttcttttaattgaaaatattgaCTTTTGTTCGTCATACTCGATAAAAAGTTTTTCAAGAGTGATTTAAGAtgtcaattaaaaagaaaaagagaagACGGTGCCAGGGATTATAGAAATTATATCGTAGAAATAACCAAAACAAtaagatacaaaaaattaaaaaaattaacatactaTGAAACGATAAAATTAGCACAACATTGGGTGCTTTTGTGTGTCCTGGTTTAGAAAAGCATAAAGATAAACAGTGGGgaaaaaacatttcaaagaacAAAATTAGGGCAAAAAATCGAATGACTTTGTCTTTCTGTACATGATTTGAAAAATGGATAGCAATTCATAAAATTCTATTGACAACGCCGACTTTAACATGTTCAAATGTACATATTGTTATtgaaatttaacattatttttatgcttggaaataaaatggagaatggaaatttgggaatgtgtcaaagagaccaaAACCCGTCCAAAGAGCAGATATCATTTATTAGGAACTTATCAGTACTTCCCTCTTTTAGAATGCAAAATTGGAACAACAACAAGAGAAGATGGAGGTCGATGTCTTCcatgtaaatataatatgtatgGTGTTTTATGTAGTGAAACATGTGACTGTAATCCTTATGAAAGGTACGTCTCTAAGTTGCaacccaaacaaaacaaaaaatataaaaaaaaagatagtatGGTTGGTACTGAATAAAGTGAATTGATATTCCAtgtaatttataaatttcaacatgttcaagtcaggaatatgagagatatttccattcgtttgatgtttttgagcttttgatatcgCCGTTCGATAAGATACTTTCCATTTGACTTTTCTTGGACCTCGGtatcttttgttattttacttattaagAACACTTTCAATTAACTTGATGATACTTTTGCTTAAAATAGTAACGCAGTTTTCCTGGATTAGGCTTTTTTATCGTCCGTTTTGGTTTGTAGCTCTTTGTCGTTTTACTAAGcgttggattttcaaatattttggcctcgagcaatACGTTGAGACATAGACATGAAAACCCGCCTTTTCGGATGTAATTCacattctttttatttcttatatttattgaaaacTTGATATCATATATAATGTATCATTTCACATGTTTGCTATATAGGATGTAAAGAAATAAACATTAATtctttttaacacaaaataggTGTGATAATGAGGTGGGATGTACTTCAAAGAGCACAGGTAAACCATCCATTATTTAATTTACTAAGACAATAGTTCGTGCGTTTGAAACATGAGAAACTTGATCGTTTAGCATGCAGGTTTTAATTAGTAAAGTGTGtttaaaaatatagatttttccATTAATATAGATTTTCAATCTATCGATTGGTGTATGTCATGTGTTTTAATGATGTAAGTAAAATCAGGCATTTTgctttctttttaaaattgttaatcattttttaaattattgttttaatctCTGTATACCGTCAAGCTATGACCTTTATAGGTTTACATCATTTTCCTTTGCTTTACTCGGTAATAGTTTGTTTATTGTACATCATGGCAGCAGACATTGATgctatataatattttatatacacCTGATTGCGAGGGAATGTCTATCATGAATGACGATAATTAATTCGGGTTTTAAATGAGTATTATTGGCTCTAAGGTCAACACAGCTTTTTTGTGTTATGTATAGGTTATTATTTATGGATCTGCCGAAAAcacaaacatgataaatatatgtTACAAATTCGAATACAATCGACGACTGGTGTTATTTACCTTTGTGGTATTGATAAATAACGTCATTGTACTAAATTTGTGGTTGCTATCCCCTCAGGAGATGAGTCCTAAAATGATTACAATTGGTCGAAGATTTGCTGTCTTTTTCCTGCAGTTTAAAGTTTTTGCTATTTATTATTAGTAGTATTGATGTGAATTATTTATTTGCAGAGAGCACAGtgtcagttaaatttttaaatgaaacagtCACTGGAAAACAGACCAATACTTTGAAAGATAGTAGGTTTGAATATACATCAGTTTATTTATGAGACTAAAACAATCTTTACTTTCATTTTGCCACTAATGACATATACTTTGGACACTTTTTTAATATCTGTAAAATATTACACTCAATGATAATTCTAAATTGAACTAGATTGGCAACTACATACATTATTCATGAGAAAAAAGCAAATCGACACACACTGACCATATCAATTGACTGTTGTATGGTGTCTTCAGACAAAAAAACTTTTATACATCTACATATTTTCCTCATGCATATTCCTTTCCatttttgagtaaaattttattattatttttccttttaatACCTTCAATGTCAGCGAGtttaattcattttcatgttttactgacatgctaaataccAGAGATTATCAGATTGAATAAACGTGACTTTTTTTAATAGTtagatttacaatttaacttTTTGAATTAATGTAATATTTCTGTTAAtatgttgatctgtaatataAATTTGTATCTACttaacttgaccaacttcttaaaaccAGACATACCATACGTACgcgtattttgaaaaatacacgtgtatggtccaaatactcatggTCTGgaacatgtataaataaatatatatcaatatgtcAGTTAGTTGTTACATCTTGTAATTCTATCAAGTTGACTTCAGAAGTATCGTATTCATAAAAAGAAATAGTGAATCAACAAGCTAGCGATTATTTCCTTCATATATTATCTACATAGAGAATTCGAAGAACGTTTTGTTGTGTATACTAATGTTGCTATTGATTTGTAGAAgtagtttttaattatttttaatcatatttcAGGAAGTTCAAACGATGAATGGATAATGTATACATTGTGTATAACTGGGTTAACAATTTTGACGGGGATGGGTCACATATTACATAAAAAACGAAAGCAGCGATCACTTAAACTAAAAATCAATGCAGACGTTGATTTGGAATCGTTTCAACCGACCCCATGTAATGGCATCTATTGTGAGATCGACGAAAATCCGTTAATATTTGATACAACGGAACTGAATGTTGCATCACAAGCATCTTTAAGGAAATCTGTTAATTTCATTTTACGGGGGAGACAATCTATTCCAACAGCAATCGAAGATAATGAAACGACCGGATACCTTGACGTATATTTCGATATGGAAAAcgacattacaagaaaagaagaTGAAACACCTCACAAAAGCTTTCCAAATATTTCAGAAAACTCAGATGTTGTGGGCAATGACAATAAAGAATGTCATAAACCTTACACAGTACTTCAATACAATTGCCAAGAAGACTGGAATGCATGTGAAGTAATAGTTACGGTACATCAATGTAGTGAAAATTCATCAACGTCGGAAAAAGAAGCTACCAGTAATATATATCCTGATATGTTCAAAACTATACAAAccgacaaacaaatacaacaccAAGCGAACGAAAATCTGATATCATCAAAATTACTACAGTAAATGAACCAGCACTGCAGGAAGCTAATCCATCGGTATACAAAACTTGTAATTTATAGGATTGTACAAACAAGTTTGTCAAATCGGAGAAAACAATTGACAGTGTTTGTGTAATCGTCTCCAAGATAA contains:
- the LOC139488739 gene encoding uncharacterized protein — translated: MKFQVICLLIYGIRSSLQLHENYCYNASTDKHFCCSNFEWTDLLCTECKIGTTTREDGGRCLPCKYNMYGVLCSETCDCNPYERCDNEVGCTSKSTESTVSVKFLNETVTGKQTNTLKDRSSNDEWIMYTLCITGLTILTGMGHILHKKRKQRSLKLKINADVDLESFQPTPCNGIYCEIDENPLIFDTTELNVASQASLRKSVNFILRGRQSIPTAIEDNETTGYLDVYFDMENDITRKEDETPHKSFPNISENSDVVGNDNKECHKPYTVLQYNCQEDWNACEVIVTVHQCSENSSTSEKEATSNIYPDMFKTIQTDKQIQHQANENLISSKLLQ